atcACTATTACCAAAGATATTTTGAAACTCTTCGTGTTTTAAATGATACTTAGATGATTCTTTAAGTATTTTTTCATATAGCTTGTTGTTTCATCACGAATTGAATCCAGCTTTATAGCAAATATTGATACCGTAATCTCTAAAATCTTCTGATAATGGAGACGAGTAGTAATCTAAAATGTATCTTCAGTTTCATCTTTTAAATGTTCCAGTAATGAGATAACTTTATCTCTATCCAATTTATCTAAAACTTCATCAAATTCATCAAGTGATATTAATGAAGGCTTCCCAAAATCCTGCTTTACTAGCGCCATACTTAACAATCTTCTGGAAAAATTATCACTTATACTTTTATCAACTTGTGATAAAAAATCATTATACTTTTACTATTTCTGTTggtatattaaaatcaatgtctCTTATTGCATCTAAGTGATCTTTTAGATTGACTGGAATTAACCGATGCGACTTAATTATCGACTCTTTTGCACCAGACTGTAATGCATATTGTAACTCATATAACTTAATCAAAGTAGTAGTTTTGCCCATTCCTGGGTCACCAGCAATAATTACCActttatcatttttaatttgAGTAATTAAAGCATCCTCTCCTATTAAATGTTTAGAATTCCTATGCTCAAATTCATTAATGAACCACGAGTTTTACTCCGAACAAGCTGATCTTGTTCAAATTTAAGCAAATGAAACGTTTGATTGTGATTTTGTGCAATTAGTTCTTGAAAAGTAGCTAGCATATTATCTTGAGAATTTAGTAACTTAAGCCTACGActattctaatttctttcaaatttTATATGTTCTATAATCTCACGAAGTTGAAGTCACTTTGTGACCACCGATAATAAATATTTCTGAAAGTGTAGAACTCAATAACCGTTCTTTTACATTCTTCTCAATAACTACTTCATTATTACATCTGTTATCTTTTAAGTAAAAATCAGGATTATAAATTTGTTCTAGCATGAATTTAGTCACACTGCCTTCATGTCTTAGATTAATCCAATACATTTTTTTCCCCAATTGTTTCGACATATTTGCTTAAAATCTCCTTTTTTTAATTGATCGTCAGCTACCTGTATTCTATTGTTAATAGCTCTGATAATATTGTGATTCAATACTGCTATTAGATTTGTGAGATCTATCTTTGTTTCACATCTTTATCcgacttatttattaatttgttcaaaCTAATCTTTCTTTCTTGCAGTATCACTTCTTGTTCCAAAAGCTTCTGCTCTATGATTCTTCAGTTAGATCATTCAATGTGAACTTGTAGTCTGCTACTTCTTCATAGCATTTGCTTTGAAATACTCCTTTGATTTCATTAAATCCATCCGTTTTACTTCCTAATATTAGAAATATGATTTTTTTGTCCTATGTTTGTtctaaaaatgtataaatattttttaaaacatcTGGCAATCTTTCTCTGTTTGTATTGTAGCTATAGCACCTTATGCATAGCACTTTACCTACTGCTAAATAAAGtagtttgttattttataaaaagatCTTATCAAGCTTTCATAAATACTTAAAATGCTTAACAATGTACAGTCAAATCTGTTTTTGTGCGGTAGATAAGGACCACAGAAAAAAACTGCacaaaaaaatgtatatataaaaaatatatatataaaaaaaaaaatatatatataattcttcaCAACATATTagataaaattttttttatgtGGTGCAGAGGGACTACAAAAAAAAAGTCTCACTTAGAAAATATGTCAAAGCTTTACAAAATAGCGAGAAAGTGTTTTCCAATTAGAATAAATACTTAAATTATACATGGAAACATTTTAAAGAATTTTAATTTCTCATTTTAAACAAAGAGAAATTTTCAAAATGTACATAATTCAATACTATTTGTTGAAGTCCAAAACACGCATATTTTTGTGATGAACTGGTTCATAATCGCTTTCATTACGTGAAGATATTAGAGTTAATTTTTTGTTACCATGTAATCGGTGATAAGTTTTTGTGATGACAGTGGTTTGATCAGCTGCTTGTAAACGTCGCAATAGCCAGATATACATGATCGAAGCTCTTTTTGGAATTTCAAACTTCTTTCGGAATTGTTATCTATTTTAAGAAAATGGTTTTCCAATTTGCTGCAAAGCTGAATCCCTGCATATATTTTATCCACTGTCATAGAATCTGGTTCTTCTTGTTTGTCTTCATGATCTATTATGTTGTTGATAATGTCATTATCATTTACAGCTTCATTACATTCAACTAAATTTATGTCTTTTAGCATATGTGGGTACAAAGCTTTATTTACAATAAGTGGTTTTAACATTCTTGCACTAGAAGCATTACTACAAAGAAGGAATGTAATTCGATCCTTTGCAACCTTAAAATCACTTGCAGTTTTCTCAGACTTAGCGATGAACGTTTGACTGGGCATCTTTTTCCAAAATAACCCAGTCTCATCTGCATTAAATACTTGATTTGGGCAATATCCATCGTCATCAATAATTTTTGCTAGTTCTTTACAATAATTCTTAGTAGCTGTTTCATCGGTGGACGTGGCCTCACCTTGTATCTTCTCATTGTGAAGTGCATGTCGTCGTAAAAATCCAGATAACCAGCCATTGCTGGCTGAAAATTTCAGGTTTTTAAAATGTAATGAGGAACTAGATGGTTCTAAATCTTTCAGCTGATTGAAATATTGTTTAGCTTTCTTTTTCATTAAATCTCCATCAATGGGGATTCGTTTTCGAGTTGAGTCTTTAATCCAAAATATGAGGGCCTTTTCTGTTTTCTCTATTAAAATATTTCTTGAATATGATGTTCTTTTACCACTTTCGTTTGTTGCACAATTATTAGATTCATTTATTTTACTTGCACGTTTTTGTATAGCTCTTATAGTGGATTCGCCTAATTTAAATTCCTTACCAAGAGCCGTGGATCCTTCACCATCTGCTAATCTACTTAATATTGCAATTTTAGTTTCTAATGCAATTGTCTTTCTTCTCACTTTCTTTTGGTTACGATTATTCATTTTAAGGGAGTACTTATgcctaaaaataaaataaaaatcataaaaaattacatctataaatagaaaaaaattattaatttaccTTTAATCTCATTATGATATTAATCTTATCTTAATGGTCAAAAGATATGTATGCACGCACTTCGATGATCGGTAATTAACTAATGTTATTAGATGGTGCAATATGTATTGAAATTGACAGCTGCAATAGGTATGAAATGGCTGATACAATATGTACATACACACCGATAgaaaaaaagtgatgtcaacaCCGTTGAGATTGACCTAACCTCGCGGCGAACTTACATATGGCGAACAGAATTtagatatacattatataccgCATAAAAAATAGCATAAAAAATCGCATTAAAAAAAGAGCGCACAAAAACAGGTTTGTCTGTATTCTCTGTTTTTAGAAGAACCACTTATTTGCTTGACGTTagaaaattatcaatatcaaCAGGATTTTCAAAATTTATCCTACGTTTTATTGCAttgtttatttcgtttatttctccaAAATTTTCGTTAAGAACTCGAATATCATTTCTTGACTTAATTAAGAAGCCGTTTTCAATGAATTCATTGCACCGATTGTATTACTTCTCATTTTTCTCGATCGGCATATTAATCAAAAAGCAACTTGAATATTTCATTTTGATTTAGCCATCTTCTTCGTCATGCTGTTGTACAAGGATATGTGGAATCCTTACAATTAGTTCAGATTGATGCTCATCTTCTGGATATGTAAATGCTCTTGCTAGAGTTAGAAGCGGATTATCTTCGGTAATACTGTTTATCATCTTAATTGTATTTTTTGTATATTCTTTAATCTTCGCTGTTATTTCCGCaaaatattgtttttttttagcATTTTCTACATTCTCAAATGGATTACAATgatttttatatatagtatatatcgCGTGATACGTTAACTCATGAGCTAAAGTACCTAATAGTTTATTTTCCTCTATTTTAGCTGCTATGTAAATTCTACCGTCTTCATAATCAGTAGCTCCTTTTGTAGCTTTCAAAGTAGTAGGATTAATATCCTTGATGTTTTCATTATCAAAATCAAAAACCATGTCAAGATAGTCTTCACTTTACGAATTATTGATACTTCAGGAATAGCATCCAAAGACTTATAATGTTTTTCGATTCGTTCTTTGTCAACAAGTTTCTCGGACCTTGATTTTAATGTTAAATAAAGAATATGTCCCTGATCAATTTAAGGgaatgtagaagtcatttctgTTTTTTAGCATACTTTCTTCTCCTTGGGAGAGTTTATTTATGCATTCTT
This genomic stretch from Megalopta genalis isolate 19385.01 chromosome 5, iyMegGena1_principal, whole genome shotgun sequence harbors:
- the LOC117223253 gene encoding tigger transposable element-derived protein 1; translation: MNNRNQKKVRRKTIALETKIAILSRLADGEGSTALGKEFKLGESTIRAIQKRASKINESNNCATNESGKRTSYSRNILIEKTEKALIFWIKDSTRKRIPIDGDLMKKKAKQYFNQLKDLEPSSSSLHFKNLKFSASNGWLSGFLRRHALHNEKIQGEATSTDETATKNYCKELAKIIDDDGYCPNQVFNADETGLFWKKMPSQTFIAKSEKTASDFKVAKDRITFLLCSNASSARMLKPLIVNKALYPHMLKDINLVECNEAVNDNDIINNIIDHEDKQEEPDSMTVDKIYAGIQLCSKLENHFLKIDNNSERSLKFQKELRSCISGYCDVYKQLIKPLSSQKLITDYMVTKN